The Silene latifolia isolate original U9 population chromosome X, ASM4854445v1, whole genome shotgun sequence genome contains the following window.
ACGTAATCAATATATTTGCTCTGAATCTTTGGTCGGATGTTTTTATAACATAGACATGCATATAATTTGGGTAAAATCCGAAAATGTTCATTCTAGGGTTTCAGAAAATGTTGTGCAATTATTTTAACATTTTCATGCAAAAATTTTCGCATGAACTAATTGATAAAATCGATTATTTTTCATCTACTTTCATATTATTGATCGTGTTTGTGTGTCTTACTGCTTCGCAAAATCTCTCAAATTCATTTAATTTGCGTTTGTATGTAACATCACAGAAAATagatgaagaacacgagaaaaACGTATTGTATTATATTCTGATATTGTATAATGTATTGTAaatcttgtgatattgtattgtaaaTGATGTGAGATTTTATTATGTATACTGTGTAATACTATAActagttgtgatattgtattgtaaaTGTTGTGATATTGCAACtagctgtgatattgtattacattCTGATATTGTATAATGTATTGGATGAAATATAAAACTAGTTGTGAAATTGTAATGGatatgttgtgatattgtattggatatattgtgatattgtatttGTAGACATGAAAAAAAATTCATGTTGTATTGAAGATTTTATGTTATGCAAAAATTGGTTTGTACTGACGTAAATTGTCTCAGGTTTTTGAAGAAATACAGTCATGAACACGCTGGCACTCACAGAAACTCCAACAGAAAAACCTTGCAAAAAGAGAAAAGCTATAAACGATAATAAGTCCCAAAAAAactccacaaaaaaaaaacaaaccaacAAAGGGAGCTCCAAATGTGGTGACAGGAGATGCCTCTGATCATAACAAAATGATTGTGCAAAATGAAAATGAGGATGGTTTAGAAATTATGGACGTGATTGAGCAAAACAAAAAAGGAACTGGTCGACATGAAAGTGAGCACAAATTTGTAACAAAATGTAGGCCAAACAAGCTGTTTGAGCTTATTTGTGAGCTTAATGATGAGCAAAAGAAGGCAGTGGAAGAAATTGGTTTTGGAGGCTTGTTGCATTTAAAACTTATTAAGGAGATTCCTAGAGGGATTGTGGAATTGCTTATAAAAGCTTTCAAGCCTACCAGCTACATGTTTAGGGCGAAAAAAATCGAGTTTTTGTTAAGCAAAGCTGATGTGCATGATGTATTCCTGCTTTCTAGGGTTGGTGCTAGGGTGCAGAAACCTATGACTGGTAATTGCAAAGTGACTGCTGATGATGAATTGAAAGTTGAGTGGCGAAGAAAATTTGGATTAGAGAGTAAGGCAAACCCTATTAAGTTGAACATTGTGCATGATAGATTAATGAGTTGCAATGAGTCGGGTGATGATTTCAAGAAGCTGTTTGTTTTATATAGCATGTCTATTTTCTTGGCACCTACAACAAATTACACACTGGATTTAAAACTGCTTAGGGCTGTTGAAGATGTGGCAAACATAAAAAATAGTGACTGGAGTTTGTATGTTTTTGAAGCGGTTGGTAGAGAAATTTGTTGGTAATTTTAAGGAGGGGACCAAAAAGACAAGTACTATTACTGGATGCATACTTGTGTTAATGATATGCTATTTCCATAGGGTGAATTTTAAAGGGGATGTGTTAGCCCACAGCCTACCGCTTATTCGACACTGGGATCATAAAGAGTTGACAAAAAGAGCTAAAAGTGAGTTGGCGACAGGTGCATTGGGGAATGCTGTCCCGTCTAAAATTGTTTACCCTATCTGTGAGCAGCCATGTTATCAAGAAGATCAGCGACCTCAAACTCAACCTCAGACTGAAACTGAAATACCAAAGGGATACATGTTGATCAAATTGCCTCCTGGGATACAAAGTGACGAAGAAATAAGAGGAAGCGCATTAGATGTAAGACAAACTTTATAACTGTGTTACCTTTTGAGATAATTTTCTGATATTCTTAAACCTTATTAGTATTACCGGTATTACAATATTAATTGATAGATGTGACATTGATATTGTATTATGATTGTTAAAAATGCTAGGAAATTCATGAAATTTTTTTGAGAATGACGAGGGATTCAGCATTGTTTTACAAAAGATACACTGATAATATGAAAGAGTTCAACTCAAAGATAGCTGGACCTGTTGGAAATGATACAAAATCAGATGAACTGGATAGTGATAAAACCAAAGCAGCTGAATGTCCTCCCAAGGAAGATACTGTAGAAGAGACTGGTGAAAAAACTGTTGATGGCAATGATGATAAGGTAGAAGAAAATACAACTGAAAAATATCAATTTGGCAGCCAAATTCATCAAACACTACCTTTTATGAAAGATCCATTCTACCATAGCTTTTTCGACGGTTTGGTACTGAGGGCAAAAGAAATGTATGATTATTCACAAGGGATGCCATCATTCGACGTATGGACTGATATGTTGAAAGCTCAGTATAAAGAATTGGACAAGTCCTACGGTGGTTGTACTGATAAAGACCTCCAAACGGATTCTCAAGTGATCATTGATGACATGATTTATGGGGATATGAAACAGTGCCCTAATTTGGATGAGATATTAGCTGATGTGAATGTACAAAATGAAGAAATTAGTGAGGAAGTCGTATATTCCCGGACAAGAGCTGCACATGCAAGTGACAAAAATGAAAAAAGCAAAACAACAAGTGTTCAAAAAGGAGGAATCACTGAGTCAAGGAGTTTACTTAGTGACTATTTGCTCCACTCAAAGACTATACCAGAATGTGCATTGTTGGTATCTCAGAACTTAGGTTATACCGAACAATGTGGACAACCAGATAAGCAAATGAGACTACTGTCAGGAATTCTTCTTTGGAAAATAGACGAGTTGTTTGAATCAGTTTTGAAGAAACGGAAAGAGGTCATGGATTATTGTTTCATTCATGATCATACAATTGAGAAATCGTAAGTCCATTTTCAAACATTTTAAAATTTAAAAGGCTTACTGCTATATTAAGCATATTAGTAAATTGATCTTTAATTTGGTTGATAATGTACGACAGAGAAACACTTGCAACATATGGGACTTATCATGTAATTTCAAGATCAGATATAGAATCATTATTGCACGATGTGAAGATTGAGTCGTCGTGATTGAATCGTGGTCAATTTTGATGAATGAGTTGTCAAAAAAGGAACAAGAAGCACCAGTACCAAAAAGGATTTTCTTTGGGCTTGCACATGCCGTAAGTTCTAATTCTTAAAAGTGTGATATTTTATTGAAATTTGTGTATTATTGGGAAAAAAATTTAATTCAGGACTGCAAAAGAAATTTAAACCATGAGTGATAAAAATTGTTTCaaaaatatgtgatattgtaatgcaatatttgtgatattgtaaTTTAAGTCAATTTTTCTTGATGCAATATTTGTGATATTGTGATATTGTAATGCAATATGTAATGCaatatttgtgatattgtaaTTTAAGTCAATTAgtatgatattgtattgaagagt
Protein-coding sequences here:
- the LOC141617493 gene encoding uncharacterized protein LOC141617493, producing the protein MIVQNENEDGLEIMDVIEQNKKGTGRHESEHKFVTKCRPNKLFELICELNDEQKKAVEEIGFGGLLHLKLIKEIPRGIVELLIKAFKPTSYMFRAKKIEFLLSKADVHDVFLLSRVGARVQKPMTGNCKVTADDELKVEWRRKFGLESKANPIKLNIVHDRLMSCNESGDDFKKLFVLYSMSIFLAPTTNYTLDLKLLRAVEDVANIKNSDWSLYVFEAVGREICW